In one Fusobacterium perfoetens ATCC 29250 genomic region, the following are encoded:
- a CDS encoding DUF5131 family protein: MSKSRIEWTEETWNPITGCTPISEGCKNCYAKKMAKRLKAMGNKRYINGFVPTFHEEILELPLKWKKSRMVFVNSMSDIFHENIKDEEIEKIFKIMNLAKEHTFQVLTKRSKRMVELSKKLNFTDNIWMGVTVENKDSLYRINDLLKIKCKIKFLSCEPLLEDLEDVKLKGIDWVIVGGESGTKAREIKKEWVENLLKKCREENISFFFKQWGGFNKKKNGNLLNGKQYLEYPKK, translated from the coding sequence ATGAGTAAAAGTAGAATTGAATGGACAGAGGAAACTTGGAATCCTATAACAGGATGTACTCCTATAAGTGAAGGATGTAAAAATTGTTATGCTAAAAAAATGGCAAAACGTTTAAAAGCAATGGGAAATAAAAGATATATAAATGGTTTTGTACCTACATTTCATGAAGAAATTTTAGAATTGCCATTAAAATGGAAAAAATCAAGAATGGTTTTTGTAAATTCTATGTCTGATATTTTTCATGAAAATATAAAAGATGAAGAAATTGAAAAAATTTTTAAGATAATGAATTTAGCAAAAGAACATACTTTTCAAGTTTTAACAAAGCGTTCTAAAAGAATGGTAGAACTTTCTAAAAAATTAAATTTTACTGATAATATTTGGATGGGAGTAACAGTAGAAAATAAGGATTCACTATATAGAATAAATGATTTATTAAAAATAAAATGTAAAATAAAATTTCTTTCTTGTGAACCTTTATTAGAAGATTTAGAAGATGTAAAATTAAAAGGAATAGATTGGGTAATAGTAGGTGGAGAATCAGGAACAAAAGCAAGAGAAATAAAAAAAGAATGGGTAGAAAACTTATTAAAGAAATGTAGAGAAGAAAATATAAGTTTTTTCTTTAAACAATGGGGTGGATTTAATAAGAAAAAAAATGGAAATTTATTAAATGGAAAACAATATTTAGAATATCCTAAAAAATAG
- a CDS encoding DUF6339 family protein, translating to MKLYFMKEEALNYFKDNVKYNLKNYTLDDNNWIYEKYEEPLQEFKIPVPDFSLEMNSDKPESLDYINVKILYDNLKEISDTQASDERFWVGLSHTHFWKFLKYRCKIQNFEEIKEEKILNNYFFKQGHKRSLITNPLSRLWWVGRLIYDKENKENPYYALEFLENDFSTKVLSLFSSNYTNNPKIARAVLVALAEIEKEVGKIERKKFHEILRYTNMIAGIIIIDYLTQDELKEKIKKHFYEKYLKGE from the coding sequence ATGAAATTATACTTTATGAAAGAAGAAGCATTAAATTATTTTAAAGATAATGTAAAATATAACTTAAAAAATTATACTTTAGATGATAATAATTGGATTTATGAAAAATATGAAGAACCACTTCAAGAGTTTAAAATTCCTGTTCCTGATTTTTCTTTAGAAATGAATTCGGATAAACCAGAATCATTAGACTACATAAATGTAAAAATTTTGTATGATAATTTAAAAGAAATTAGTGATACCCAAGCATCAGATGAAAGATTTTGGGTAGGATTATCTCATACTCATTTTTGGAAGTTTTTAAAATATAGATGTAAAATACAAAATTTTGAAGAAATAAAAGAAGAAAAAATATTAAATAATTATTTCTTTAAACAAGGACATAAAAGAAGTTTAATTACCAACCCATTATCTCGTTTATGGTGGGTAGGAAGATTAATATATGATAAAGAAAATAAAGAGAATCCTTATTATGCTTTAGAATTTTTAGAAAATGATTTTTCTACTAAAGTTTTAAGCTTGTTTTCAAGTAATTATACAAATAATCCAAAAATAGCAAGAGCAGTTTTAGTAGCATTAGCAGAAATAGAAAAAGAAGTAGGAAAAATTGAAAGAAAAAAATTTCATGAAATTCTAAGATATACAAATATGATAGCTGGAATAATTATAATAGATTATTTAACACAAGATGAATTAAAAGAAAAAATAAAAAAACATTTTTATGAAAAGTATTTGAAAGGAGAATAA
- a CDS encoding ABC transporter substrate-binding protein has product MKKGVLMTGIALMLSGLLVGCGGGNKEKAKDNGAGNLTIYCPHPLEFIDPLVKEFEVKTGVSVEVIAAGTGELMKRVESEKDNPLADILWGGTISTVEPIKDYFLPYTSVNEDSFYDAYKNKEGNMTRFTAVPSVLMVNTNLIGDIKVESYEDLLNPALKGKIAFSDPAKSSSSFEHLVNMLYAMGNGDPDKGWWYVEKLMNNLNYTLLSGSSAVYKGVADGEYTVGLTFEEGSAKYVNSGAPVKTVYMKEGVIVKPDGVYIIKNCKNEENAKKFVDFVTGKEAQTMITSELNRRSIRKDVGAGKGLEALENINVIEDDINVVNASKQQWLDKFKDIYTK; this is encoded by the coding sequence ATGAAAAAAGGTGTATTAATGACAGGTATTGCTTTAATGTTATCTGGACTTTTAGTTGGTTGTGGTGGTGGAAATAAAGAAAAAGCTAAAGATAATGGAGCAGGAAATCTAACTATTTATTGTCCACATCCATTGGAGTTTATTGACCCTCTAGTAAAAGAATTTGAAGTAAAAACTGGAGTATCTGTAGAAGTAATAGCTGCTGGTACAGGAGAGTTAATGAAGAGAGTTGAATCTGAAAAAGATAATCCTCTAGCAGATATATTATGGGGAGGAACAATAAGTACAGTAGAACCTATTAAAGATTACTTCCTACCTTATACAAGTGTTAATGAAGATTCATTCTATGACGCTTATAAAAATAAAGAAGGAAATATGACTAGATTTACAGCTGTTCCAAGTGTATTAATGGTAAATACTAATTTAATAGGAGATATAAAAGTTGAAAGTTATGAAGATTTATTAAATCCAGCATTAAAAGGAAAAATAGCTTTTTCTGACCCAGCTAAATCTTCATCATCATTTGAACATTTAGTAAATATGCTTTATGCAATGGGTAATGGAGACCCTGATAAAGGTTGGTGGTATGTAGAAAAATTAATGAATAACTTAAACTATACATTACTTTCTGGTTCATCAGCAGTTTATAAAGGTGTAGCAGATGGAGAATATACAGTTGGACTTACATTTGAAGAAGGTTCAGCAAAATATGTAAATTCAGGAGCTCCAGTAAAAACAGTTTATATGAAAGAGGGAGTTATTGTTAAACCAGATGGTGTATATATTATAAAAAATTGTAAAAATGAAGAAAATGCTAAAAAGTTCGTAGACTTTGTAACAGGTAAAGAAGCTCAAACAATGATTACATCTGAATTAAATAGAAGAAGTATAAGAAAAGATGTTGGAGCAGGAAAAGGATTAGAAGCTTTAGAAAATATTAATGTCATAGAAGATGATATAAATGTAGTAAATGCTTCTAAACAACAATGGCTAGACAAATTTAAAGATATATATACTAAATAG
- a CDS encoding S6 family peptidase, translating to MSLKRRLFCYFLAIQTVYGGTVSDIIDYQLYKDFAMNKGQFKVGATNVVVERKDGSFKVINLPIPDFASTDSNAVGTLIDPNYVAGVKHNKGYTTVKYGYNTGHTYKLIDRNEKSNRDYHTPRLNKVVTDVAPTKYKQDDTLEQDWKNKYSMFARVGSGIQYTQKENGDKIYEAYAYEYLTGGIITSDMLYKGIWINDRGPNMNNYLDKSPLPIYIEQGDSGSPLWGFNNETQEWELVAFGMAISDKVSIYIPVDKAFMEQVMKEDYLPEIEDIKTDGEIVWNGIKEEDGKNQGIGTIVQGNNKWDYNGLKSELNLANASNDELNFTKHVTFAGEGGTIKLADSINMGAGKLTFKNNYIVKGETGNETWVGAGIEIDKDKEVIWQVNGVEGDALHKIGEGTLHVNGTGINKGALNVGDGIVVLDQQEDINGEKQAFEYIDIVSGRATVVLKDSEQIDTSKINFLFRGGRLDVHGNEITFGKINAVDSGAMIVNHTDKKSTINIDTDKFIGDSSIYHGQFGEKDEEKINGEMDVNIGGKNNKTFAITGGSNLNGDFNLTSSGTTLILSGERDLHAGEKIKETTVNGDYYFSEFTFKNINMAQGSNFYGSVYSVINGDVKTEGENNVVLGYISDETKIVYDSTQETKEQNAVETTLSDKVSGDRFKNITTFYTGNLDIKNNSNLKMGYTQLKGDINLENSDGYFSNSIVTGNVSQKGSNSIIENTTLVGNLNLSGLSNSTLTNSSINGDINLSNSNLKLVDSVLNGTIGTIDGELNLLSTIWNISGDSQVNTLLLGNNTKINFKKNPFEKSAEEFSTLTVGDFYGNATINFNTDSKTGKSDKVIINNLAEDNLKLTIDFNDKAEVPDFGNSFSLMEIQASENKQLEIVGNDGSNVVDIGSVKTELKVNKDENDKMDISVYIPSEIDKRTAGSTTNAMLSEYAARMELIKSQRNLVKDSMLAMDGENFQEGFSYRGNYSESNYESNKFREYNQNIINHGVSYENMEYLNNMNYYKGISFIYGKSNIDYDGNYSGNMETYSANVYGKFLRNDGYFIKGNLGFNYVKDEIDSESFNTGIFNFGSGIGISKKVNDLKLTTGIDFNMYYIPGVDYQLRFKDKVQKASIDDEFILEINPEVRIEKEFENNTPIKVNSYGVLAYELNQNLSGKSLEVTTVEKQVQTALIEKGASLKVGTDLQYENIGVSAELKYYMGEYGAEKLTGTIKGSYKF from the coding sequence ATGAGTTTAAAAAGAAGATTATTTTGTTATTTTTTAGCAATTCAGACAGTATATGGGGGAACGGTATCAGATATTATTGATTATCAATTATACAAAGATTTTGCTATGAATAAAGGACAATTTAAAGTAGGAGCAACTAACGTAGTAGTAGAAAGAAAAGATGGAAGTTTTAAAGTAATTAATTTACCTATTCCAGATTTTGCTTCAACAGATTCTAATGCAGTAGGAACTTTAATAGACCCAAATTATGTAGCTGGGGTTAAACATAATAAGGGATATACTACAGTAAAATATGGATACAACACAGGACATACTTATAAATTAATAGATAGAAATGAAAAATCTAATAGAGATTATCATACACCTAGATTAAATAAAGTAGTAACAGATGTAGCACCAACAAAATACAAACAAGATGATACTTTAGAACAAGATTGGAAAAATAAATATTCAATGTTTGCTAGAGTAGGAAGTGGAATACAATATACTCAAAAGGAAAATGGAGATAAAATTTATGAAGCATATGCTTATGAATATCTTACAGGTGGAATTATAACAAGTGATATGTTATATAAAGGAATATGGATAAATGATAGAGGACCAAATATGAATAATTATTTAGATAAAAGTCCTTTACCAATATATATTGAACAAGGTGATAGTGGTTCACCATTATGGGGATTTAATAATGAAACTCAAGAATGGGAATTAGTTGCTTTTGGGATGGCAATATCAGATAAGGTAAGTATATATATTCCAGTAGATAAAGCTTTCATGGAACAAGTAATGAAAGAAGATTATTTACCAGAAATAGAAGATATAAAAACTGATGGAGAAATTGTTTGGAATGGAATTAAAGAAGAAGATGGAAAAAATCAGGGTATAGGGACAATAGTTCAAGGAAATAATAAATGGGACTATAATGGATTAAAATCAGAATTGAACCTTGCTAATGCTAGTAATGATGAATTGAATTTTACAAAACATGTTACATTTGCTGGAGAAGGAGGAACAATAAAATTAGCTGATTCTATAAATATGGGAGCAGGAAAACTTACTTTTAAAAACAATTACATAGTAAAAGGTGAAACAGGAAATGAAACTTGGGTTGGGGCTGGAATAGAAATTGACAAGGATAAGGAAGTTATTTGGCAAGTAAATGGAGTTGAAGGAGATGCTCTTCATAAAATTGGAGAAGGAACTTTACATGTTAATGGAACAGGAATAAATAAAGGTGCTTTAAATGTTGGAGATGGAATAGTTGTATTAGACCAACAAGAAGATATTAATGGAGAAAAACAAGCTTTTGAATATATAGATATTGTTAGTGGAAGAGCTACAGTAGTTTTAAAAGATTCAGAACAAATAGATACTTCTAAAATAAATTTTTTATTTAGAGGTGGAAGATTAGATGTACATGGAAATGAAATTACTTTTGGAAAAATAAATGCTGTTGATAGTGGAGCTATGATAGTAAATCATACTGATAAAAAATCTACAATAAATATTGATACAGATAAATTTATAGGGGATTCATCAATATACCATGGACAATTTGGAGAAAAGGATGAAGAAAAAATAAATGGGGAAATGGATGTAAATATAGGTGGAAAAAATAATAAAACTTTTGCTATTACAGGTGGTTCAAATTTAAATGGAGATTTTAATCTTACATCTTCTGGTACAACTTTAATTCTTTCTGGAGAAAGAGATTTGCATGCTGGAGAAAAAATAAAAGAAACAACAGTAAATGGAGATTACTATTTTAGTGAATTTACTTTTAAAAATATAAATATGGCACAAGGAAGTAATTTCTATGGAAGTGTATATTCTGTAATAAATGGAGATGTAAAAACAGAGGGAGAAAATAATGTTGTTTTAGGATATATTAGTGATGAAACAAAGATAGTTTATGATAGTACTCAAGAAACTAAAGAACAAAATGCTGTTGAAACAACATTAAGTGATAAAGTAAGTGGAGATAGATTTAAAAATATAACAACTTTTTATACAGGAAATTTAGATATAAAAAATAATTCTAATTTAAAAATGGGTTATACTCAATTAAAAGGAGATATAAATTTAGAAAATAGTGATGGTTATTTTTCTAATTCTATAGTTACAGGAAATGTTTCTCAAAAAGGAAGTAATTCTATTATAGAAAACACTACTCTAGTTGGTAATTTAAATTTATCAGGATTATCTAATTCAACTTTAACAAATTCTTCAATAAATGGAGATATAAATTTAAGTAATAGTAATTTGAAATTAGTAGATTCAGTATTAAATGGAACTATAGGAACTATAGATGGAGAATTAAATTTATTAAGTACAATTTGGAATATATCTGGAGATTCTCAAGTAAATACACTATTATTAGGAAATAATACTAAAATTAATTTTAAGAAAAATCCATTTGAAAAAAGTGCTGAAGAATTTTCAACATTAACTGTTGGAGATTTTTATGGAAATGCAACTATTAATTTTAATACAGATTCAAAAACAGGAAAAAGTGATAAAGTAATTATTAATAATTTGGCTGAAGATAATTTAAAATTAACAATAGATTTTAATGATAAAGCAGAAGTTCCTGATTTTGGAAATAGTTTTAGTTTAATGGAAATTCAAGCATCAGAAAATAAACAATTAGAAATTGTTGGAAATGATGGAAGCAATGTAGTTGATATTGGTTCTGTAAAAACAGAATTAAAAGTAAATAAGGATGAAAATGACAAAATGGATATATCAGTATATATTCCAAGTGAAATAGATAAAAGAACAGCAGGGTCTACTACTAATGCTATGTTATCAGAATATGCTGCTAGAATGGAATTGATAAAATCTCAAAGAAATTTAGTAAAAGATTCGATGTTAGCTATGGATGGAGAAAATTTCCAAGAAGGATTCTCATATAGAGGAAATTATTCAGAATCAAATTATGAAAGTAATAAATTTAGAGAATATAATCAAAATATAATTAACCATGGAGTTTCATATGAAAATATGGAATATTTAAATAATATGAATTATTATAAAGGAATATCTTTTATATATGGAAAATCTAATATTGATTATGATGGAAATTATTCAGGAAATATGGAAACTTATTCAGCTAATGTATATGGAAAATTCTTAAGAAATGATGGATATTTTATAAAAGGAAATTTAGGATTTAACTATGTAAAAGATGAGATAGATTCAGAAAGCTTTAATACAGGAATATTTAATTTTGGAAGTGGAATAGGAATTAGTAAGAAGGTGAATGATTTAAAATTAACAACAGGAATAGATTTTAATATGTATTATATTCCAGGTGTAGATTACCAATTAAGATTTAAAGATAAAGTTCAAAAAGCTTCTATTGATGATGAATTTATTTTAGAAATAAATCCAGAAGTTAGAATAGAAAAAGAATTTGAAAATAATACTCCAATCAAAGTAAATAGTTATGGAGTATTAGCTTATGAATTAAATCAAAATTTAAGTGGAAAAAGTTTAGAGGTAACAACAGTAGAAAAACAAGTACAAACTGCTTTAATAGAAAAAGGAGCTAGTTTAAAAGTTGGAACGGATTTACAATATGAAAATATAGGAGTAAGTGCAGAACTTAAATATTATATGGGAGAATATGGAGCTGAAAAATTAACAGGTACTATAAAAGGAAGTTATAAGTTTTAA